A stretch of the Aegilops tauschii subsp. strangulata cultivar AL8/78 chromosome 4, Aet v6.0, whole genome shotgun sequence genome encodes the following:
- the LOC109762520 gene encoding alpha-L-arabinofuranosidase 1, translating to MAVPRRSLDGRLFWVLGLVCAMYQIFFVRSAAGQTAQLSVNASPQNTQMIPENMFGIFFEEINHAGAGGLWAELVNNRGFEAGGPNTPSNIDPWLIIGDESNIIVATDRSSCFATNPIALRMEVLCESSGNDVCPPGGVGIYNPGFWGMNIEEAKVYKVSMYIMSSDSMDLTVSLTSSDGLQNLAAYTITADKEDFKEWTKVEFDLQSSERNPNSRLQLTTRTSGIVWFDQVSLMPSETYMRHGYRKDLASMLANLKPKILKFPGGNYVMGNYLSNAFRWSETVGPWEERPGHFNDVWGYWTDDGLGFFEFLQLAEDLGACPVWVVNDGASRNEQVPSATIAAFVKDVVDGIEFARGDPGTSWGSVRAAMGHPEPFQLNYISMGNQECSMHYYKENYRKFYSAIKASYPDIKIISSCDRSTISPVEPADLYDVHVYTSSGDMFSKSSMFDSTPRGGPKAIVSEYAVTGNDAGRGTLVAALAEAAFLIGLERNSDAVEMASCAPLFVNDNDRRWSPDAIVFNSWQHYGCPNYWMLHFFKESSGASLHPSTIQVSNYNQLVASAITWQNSKDGNTYLKIKVLNFGNKAIDLSISITGLENEIQTFGSVKTVLTSGSLRDENSFQQPDKVVPVESPISNAREEMSLVLDPYSLTSFDLLLDLKSSLQMMHSVPESSLHSSM from the exons ATGGCCGTCCCAAGAAGGTCTTTGGATGGCAGGTTGTTCTGGGTGCTGGGCCTTGTTTGTGCCATGTATCAGATATTTTTTGTTCGGTCAGCAGCGGGTCAAACAGCACAGTTGAGTGTGAATGCTTCACCTCAGAATACTCAGATGATTCCTGAGAATATGTTTGGCATCTTTTTCGAG GAGATTAACCATGCTGGGGCTGGTGGGTTGTGGGCCGAACTTGTAAATAATAGAG GTTTTGAAGCTGGTGGTCCTAATACGCCTTCAAACATTGACCCATGGTTGATAATTGGAGATGAATCGAACATTATTGTTGCAACCGACCGCTCATCCTGTTTTGCAACTAATCCAATCGCACTTCGGATGGAAGTACTTTGTGAATCTAGTGGAAATGATGTCTGCCCACCAGGAGGTGTCGGTATTTATAATCCTGGTTTCTGGGGCATG AATATTGAGGAAGCGAAGGTTTATAAAGTCAGcatgtacatcatgtcatcagACTCCATGGATCTAACAGTTTCCTTGACAAGTTCAGATGGTCTTCAGAATCTAGCTGCTTATACCATCAC TGCTGATAAGGAAGATTTTAAAGAGTGGACGAAGGTTGAGTTTGATCTGCAATCAAGTGAAAGAAATCCTAACTCAAGGCTTCAGCTTACAACCAGAACAAGTGGCATTGTTTGGTTTGATCAAGTATCACTTATGCCATCTGAGACTTACATG CGGCATGGTTATCGTAAAGATCTTGCGTCTATGCTGGCAAATCTAAAGCCTAAAATTTTGAAATTCCCAG GTGGAAACTATGTCATGGGAAACTATCTGTCAAATGCATTTCGCTGGAGTGAAACTGTTGGACCCTGGGAGGAGAGACCTGGTCATTTTAATGATGTTTGGGGCTACTGGACTGATGATGGACTTGGATTCTTTGAGTTCCTTCAA TTAGCAGAAGACCTTGGTGCTTGCCCAGTTTGGGTGGTCAATGATG GGGCTAGCCGAAATGAACAAGTGCCATCTGCCACAATAGCTGCTTTTGTAAAG GATGTTGTTGACGGTATTGAGTTTGCGAGGGGAGACCCTGGGACTTCATGGGGTTCAGTTCGTGCAGCAATGGGACACCCAGAGCCCTTTCAGCTTAATTATATTTCTATGGGAAATCAGGAATGCTCAATGCACTACTATAAAG AGAATTACCGCAAGTTCTATTCTGCAATAAAAGCATCCTACCCAGATATCAAAATCATATCCAGCTGTGATAGATCTACCATTTCACCGGTCGAACCTGCTGATCTGTATGATGTTCAT GTCTATACCTCATCTGGTGATATGTTTTCCAAATCTAGCATGTTTGACAGCACACCCCGAGGTGGACCGAAG GCAATTGTTAGTGAATATGCTGTGACCGGAAATGATGCTGGCCGAGGAACACTAGTAGCTGCTTTAGCTGAAGCTGCATTTCTTATTGGATTAGAAAGAAACAG CGACGCTGTTGAAATGGCAAGTTGTGCTCCACTCTTCGTAAATGACAATGATCGCAG GTGGAGTCCAGATGCCATAGTCTTCAACTCATGGCAGCACTATGGATGTCCAAACTACTGGATGTTACACTTCTTCAAGGAGTCAAGCGGCGCGTCACTTCATCCATCTACCATTCAAGTATCGAACTATAACCAACTGGTCGCATCGGCTATCACGTGGCAGAATTCTAAAGATGGAAATACCTACCTAAAAATAAAG GTTCTCAATTTCGGCAACAAGGCTATAGATCTTAGTATCTCTATAACTGGGCTGGAGAATGAGATTCAGACATTTGGATCCGTAAAGACGGTACTTACATCTGGTTCTCTACGGGATGAGAACTCCTTCCAGCAACCAGACAAG GTGGTGCCGGTGGAAAGCCCGATAAGCAATGCGAGGGAGGAGATGAGCCTTGTACTGGATCCGTACTCCCTCACCTCGTTTGATCTCCTCTTGGACCTGAAGTCAAGCTTGCAGATGATGCATTCAGTCCCGGAGTCAAGCTTGCATTCAAGTATGTGA
- the LOC109762521 gene encoding aquaporin SIP2-1 has protein sequence MAPAPASSGRIRPWLVVGDLVLAVLWVCAGALVKLAVYNVLGLGGRPEGEAAKVSLSVVYMFLFAWLESATGGASYNPLTAISGALASRGGIALYLFTVFVRVPAQVIGAVIGVMLMRFAFPKVGKGAALSVGVHHGALTEGLATLMVVMVSLTLKKKEQGFFVKTWIASIWKMTIHILSSDMTGGIMNPASAFAWAYARGDHTSFDHLLVYWLAPLQATLVGVWVVTFLTKPKKTKEQEADKNKNKKE, from the exons atggctccggctccggcgtccAGCGGCCGCATCCGGCCGTGGCTGGTGGTTGGCGACCTGGTCCTGGCGGTGCTGTGGGTGTGCGCGGGCGCGCTGGTGAAGCTGGCCGTGTACAACGTGCTCGGACTTGGGGGCCGCCCGGAGGGGGAAGCCGCCAAGGTCTCGCTCTCTGTCGTCTACATGTTCCTCTTCGCCTGGCTTGAATCCGCCACCGGCGGCGCCTCCTACAACCCGCTCACTGCCATCTCCGGCGCCCTGGCCTCCCGCGGTGGCATCGCCCTCTACCTCTTCACCGTCTTCGTACGGGTCCCTGCGCAG GTGATTGGGGCGGTTATTGGAGTGATGCTCATGCGATTTGCATTCCCTAAAGTAGGTAAAGGAGCTGCGTTAAGCGTCGGTGTTCATCATGGGGCTTTAACTGAAGGACTGGCAACCTTAATGGTTGTTATGGTGTCATTGACACTTAAAAAGAAAGAACAGGGGTTCTTTGTGAAGACATGGATTGCCAGCATTTGGAAAATGACGATTCATATCCTTAGCTCAGATATGACTGGAGGAATTATGAACCCTGCATCT GCCTTTGCTTGGGCCTATGCTCGTGGAGATCACACATCATTTGACCACCTACTGGTATATTGGCTCGCACCCCTCCAAGCAACCCTTGTAGGAGTATGGGTGGTTACCTTCTTAACTAAACCCAAGAAGACCAAGGAGCAAGAAGCAGATAAAAACAAGAACAAAAAGGAATAG